A region from the Hypericibacter adhaerens genome encodes:
- a CDS encoding GlxA family transcriptional regulator, with amino-acid sequence MKRPVPAPGPASAPAAQRVGFLLLPDFPQICLTGAIEPLFIANWLSGSALYRWETLSLDGRPVSASNGTAIAVDAAASDDVRFDALFLLASFDVKRQIGDRRLRAWLRRVARHGAAMGAIETGAELLAAAGLLEDQPVAIHWDNLQGFQESHGGTRAVEQLYTMTPGRLTCAGGSAVFDMMLAWIRERHGEALAAEIAGHLLLDRIRPAETPQPVPGAVPAQAADPKLRQALALMEQSIEEPLPCPVIAERVGLSMRQLQRLFERALGSAPACHYMQIRLARAHALLQQTDLGVTEIAMSAGFGSLEHFSRVYRARFGLAPSRDRRQTVSAPTMRRG; translated from the coding sequence ATGAAACGACCCGTTCCTGCCCCCGGACCGGCATCGGCGCCCGCCGCCCAGCGGGTGGGGTTCCTGCTGCTGCCGGATTTCCCGCAGATCTGCCTCACGGGCGCGATCGAGCCGCTCTTCATCGCCAACTGGCTCTCGGGCAGCGCGCTCTATCGCTGGGAGACGCTGTCGCTCGACGGCCGGCCGGTCAGCGCCAGCAACGGCACCGCGATCGCGGTCGATGCGGCGGCGTCCGACGATGTGCGCTTCGACGCCCTCTTCCTGCTGGCGAGCTTCGACGTGAAGCGGCAGATCGGCGACCGCCGCCTGCGCGCCTGGCTGCGGCGCGTGGCGCGCCATGGCGCGGCGATGGGCGCCATCGAGACCGGCGCCGAGCTCCTGGCGGCGGCGGGCCTGCTCGAGGACCAGCCCGTGGCGATCCATTGGGACAATCTGCAGGGCTTCCAGGAGAGCCATGGCGGGACACGGGCCGTCGAGCAGCTCTATACGATGACGCCCGGCCGCCTCACCTGCGCCGGCGGCAGCGCCGTTTTCGACATGATGCTGGCCTGGATCCGGGAACGCCATGGCGAGGCGCTCGCGGCCGAGATCGCGGGCCACCTGCTGCTCGACCGCATCCGGCCGGCGGAGACGCCGCAGCCGGTGCCGGGTGCCGTGCCGGCGCAAGCCGCCGATCCGAAGCTGCGCCAGGCGCTGGCGCTGATGGAGCAATCGATCGAGGAGCCGCTGCCCTGCCCTGTCATCGCGGAACGGGTCGGGCTCTCGATGCGCCAGTTGCAGCGGCTGTTCGAGCGCGCGCTCGGCAGCGCGCCTGCATGCCACTACATGCAGATCCGCCTCGCCCGCGCCCATGCGCTGCTGCAGCAGACCGATCTCGGCGTCACCGAGATCGCGATGAGCGCCGGCTTCGGCTCGCTCGAGCATTTCTCGCGGGTCTATCGGGCGAGATTCGGCCTCGCCCCCAGCCGCGACCGACGGCAGACGGTCTCGGCACCGACGATGCGGCGGGGGTGA
- a CDS encoding choline dehydrogenase, translating to MPTNGTTPTYDYIIVGAGSAGCVLAARLTEDPEVRVLLLEAGPRDRGWPIHMPSGMGRLLSDDRFNWAYVSEPEPYLDNRRLSHPRGRVLGGSSSINGMMYVRGHALDYDRWAQAGCRGWSYAELLPYFKRAERHERGGDDYHGGEGPLRVSTPGRELPPLQRAFIEAGIQAGYPFTPDANGRQQEGFGPMDRTTHAGRRWSAARGYLAQAEARPNLTVVSGALALNVLLQGRRAVGLRYAQGNAAETARAQREVILCGGAINTPQLLQLSGVGDPDHLSSIGIGVRHALPGVGANLNDHPDVVIQHRCKQPVTLYRSTRRAAKLKAGLEWLLFNSGPAASNHFEAGAFIRSRPGIEHPDLQLTFMPLAVKPGTVEPVPDHAFQVHLDLMRAHSRGWVKARSADPREAPAIRFNYMQDPRDRADMRQGVRLVREVLAQKAMDPYRGEELSPGPNARSDEAIDAWVRQGVETCYHPVGTCKMGSASDRLAVVDDELRLQGLEGLRVVDASVMPAIVSGNTNAPTIMIAEKASDMIRGWPALARSTAPVWLHPEWERAQR from the coding sequence ATGCCCACCAACGGCACTACCCCCACCTACGACTACATCATCGTCGGCGCCGGCTCGGCCGGCTGCGTGCTGGCGGCGCGGCTGACGGAGGATCCCGAGGTTCGCGTGCTGCTGCTGGAGGCGGGGCCGCGCGATCGGGGCTGGCCGATCCATATGCCCTCGGGCATGGGCCGGCTGCTCTCGGACGACAGGTTCAACTGGGCCTATGTCTCCGAGCCGGAGCCCTATCTCGACAACCGGCGCCTGTCGCATCCGCGCGGCCGCGTGCTGGGCGGCTCCTCCTCGATCAACGGCATGATGTATGTGCGCGGCCATGCGCTGGATTACGACCGCTGGGCCCAGGCCGGCTGCCGCGGCTGGTCCTATGCGGAGCTCCTGCCCTACTTCAAGCGCGCCGAGCGCCATGAACGCGGCGGCGACGATTATCATGGCGGCGAGGGCCCCTTGCGCGTCTCGACGCCCGGCCGGGAATTGCCGCCGCTGCAGCGCGCCTTCATCGAGGCCGGAATCCAGGCGGGCTATCCCTTTACGCCCGATGCCAACGGCCGGCAGCAGGAAGGCTTCGGGCCGATGGACCGCACCACCCATGCGGGGCGGCGCTGGAGCGCGGCCCGGGGCTATCTCGCGCAGGCCGAGGCGCGGCCCAACCTGACGGTCGTGTCCGGCGCGCTGGCGCTGAATGTCCTGCTACAAGGCCGCCGCGCGGTGGGCCTGCGCTATGCGCAAGGCAACGCCGCCGAGACGGCCCGGGCCCAGCGGGAGGTCATCCTCTGCGGCGGCGCCATCAACACGCCGCAGCTCCTGCAGCTCTCGGGCGTCGGCGATCCCGACCATCTGTCCTCGATCGGGATCGGGGTGCGCCACGCGCTGCCGGGCGTGGGCGCCAACCTCAACGATCATCCCGACGTGGTGATCCAGCATCGTTGTAAGCAGCCGGTCACGCTCTACCGCTCGACCCGACGTGCCGCGAAGCTCAAGGCCGGGCTCGAATGGCTGCTCTTCAACAGCGGCCCCGCGGCCTCCAACCATTTCGAGGCCGGCGCCTTCATCCGCAGCCGGCCGGGCATCGAGCATCCGGACCTGCAGCTCACCTTCATGCCGCTCGCGGTCAAGCCCGGCACGGTCGAACCGGTGCCGGACCATGCCTTCCAGGTCCATCTCGACCTGATGCGCGCCCACAGCCGGGGCTGGGTCAAGGCCCGCTCGGCCGACCCCCGAGAGGCGCCCGCGATCCGGTTCAACTACATGCAGGACCCCCGCGACCGGGCGGACATGCGCCAGGGCGTCCGGCTGGTGCGCGAGGTGCTGGCGCAGAAGGCCATGGACCCCTATCGCGGCGAGGAACTTTCGCCAGGGCCAAACGCCCGCTCGGACGAGGCGATCGATGCCTGGGTGCGCCAGGGGGTCGAGACCTGCTATCATCCGGTCGGAACCTGCAAGATGGGCTCGGCCAGCGACCGCCTGGCGGTGGTGGATGACGAGCTCAGGCTGCAGGGGCTGGAAGGGCTCCGGGTCGTGGACGCCTCGGTGATGCCGGCGATCGTCAGCGGCAATACCAATGCGCCGACGATCATGATCGCCGAGAAGGCCAGTGATATGATCCGGGGATGGCCGGCCCTGGCGCGCTCGACGGCGCCGGTCTGGCTTCACCCGGAATGGGAGCGGGCACAGCGTTAA
- a CDS encoding aromatic ring-hydroxylating oxygenase subunit alpha: MIPQKTLDWNPGRPEQALTLPARYFYDEGIFRQERDRIFYPAWHAVAHESEFEEVGAYVVTDLFDQSVIVMRGQDKQLRAFHNVCQHRGNRLLEDRRGKTQAVIRCGYHSWCYAQDGSLRTAPRTERLRGFDKSQYGLKPVRLETMGRFVFVNFDPDATPLASITEGAEAEMRRYLPDLDRMKLVSETDVIVPANWKVIMDNSIEGYHFGLSGPVHKHLASLIDFKGYRLTPHDKWWTYIGPPMPGANSAYGESLAGATWQTDWFFNIGVWPNTTFYCFPFSDILGTFIMIPLEPEKSLLRFGYYAPSHRPLAQVTKSCIRWMNEELGPEDIQLNVTQQKGLRSFGYDQGRYLIDAERSNESEHLVHHFHKLCYDAIQAA; the protein is encoded by the coding sequence ATGATCCCGCAGAAGACGCTCGACTGGAATCCGGGTCGCCCCGAGCAGGCGCTGACCCTGCCCGCGCGCTACTTCTACGACGAGGGTATCTTCCGCCAGGAGCGCGACAGGATCTTCTATCCGGCCTGGCATGCGGTCGCGCATGAGAGCGAGTTCGAGGAGGTCGGCGCCTATGTCGTGACCGATCTCTTCGACCAGAGCGTGATCGTGATGCGGGGCCAGGACAAGCAGCTCCGCGCCTTCCACAATGTCTGCCAGCATCGCGGCAACCGCCTGCTCGAGGACCGGCGCGGCAAGACCCAAGCCGTGATCCGCTGCGGCTATCACTCCTGGTGCTATGCCCAGGACGGCTCGCTGCGCACGGCCCCCCGCACCGAGCGGCTCCGGGGCTTCGACAAGAGCCAATACGGGCTCAAGCCGGTGCGGCTCGAGACCATGGGGCGCTTCGTCTTCGTCAATTTCGATCCGGACGCGACCCCGCTCGCCTCGATCACGGAGGGCGCCGAGGCCGAGATGCGGCGCTACCTGCCCGACCTCGACCGCATGAAGCTCGTCAGCGAGACCGACGTGATCGTGCCGGCGAACTGGAAGGTGATCATGGACAACTCGATCGAGGGCTATCATTTCGGCCTCTCGGGTCCGGTCCACAAGCATCTGGCGAGCCTGATCGACTTCAAGGGCTATCGCCTGACGCCGCACGACAAATGGTGGACCTATATCGGCCCGCCGATGCCGGGTGCCAACTCGGCCTATGGCGAATCGCTCGCCGGCGCCACCTGGCAGACCGACTGGTTCTTCAATATCGGCGTCTGGCCGAACACGACCTTCTACTGCTTCCCCTTCTCCGACATCCTCGGCACCTTCATCATGATCCCGCTGGAGCCCGAGAAATCGCTGCTGCGCTTCGGCTATTACGCGCCCTCGCACCGGCCGCTGGCGCAGGTGACGAAGTCCTGCATCCGCTGGATGAACGAGGAACTCGGCCCCGAGGACATCCAGCTCAACGTCACGCAGCAGAAGGGCCTGCGCTCCTTCGGCTACGACCAGGGCCGCTACCTCATCGATGCCGAGCGCAGCAACGAGAGCGAGCATCTGGTCCATCACTTCCACAAGCTCTGCTACGACGCGATCCAGGCGGCGTGA